Proteins encoded in a region of the Methylobacterium radiotolerans JCM 2831 genome:
- a CDS encoding DUF3606 domain-containing protein translates to MPTELHDKAHIDVFDRAAREHWSLHFGVTEDRLRKAVRMVGSRVTSVAAYLGQSAR, encoded by the coding sequence ATGCCCACCGAGCTGCACGACAAGGCCCACATCGACGTCTTCGACCGCGCCGCCCGCGAGCATTGGTCCCTGCACTTCGGAGTGACCGAGGACCGCCTGCGCAAGGCCGTGAGGATGGTCGGATCCCGCGTCACCAGCGTCGCGGCGTATCTAGGTCAGTCTGCCCGCTGA
- a CDS encoding PAS domain-containing protein translates to MIFVTRADGGVTYVSPEWTAFTGQAATAAAELGWLTCIHPEDYGAAVTFLRTACDQQSEYSLRLRLRRADGSYAWVMIGAVPSYGPPGHTFLGYLGSLTEITPTGSEPIGAYGTLARFVPPPMHPATPPGSTLEAVADHLLIAHGLIEQDHAKEMLPILRQALMVAGVLLARKMISPDGSDRFH, encoded by the coding sequence ATGATCTTCGTTACGAGGGCGGACGGCGGCGTGACCTACGTCAGCCCGGAGTGGACCGCGTTCACCGGCCAAGCCGCCACGGCAGCCGCCGAACTGGGCTGGCTCACCTGCATCCATCCTGAGGATTACGGGGCCGCCGTCACCTTCCTGCGCACCGCCTGTGATCAGCAGAGCGAATACAGCCTGCGCCTCCGCCTGCGTCGTGCGGATGGCAGCTACGCCTGGGTGATGATTGGCGCCGTCCCCTCCTATGGACCGCCGGGCCACACCTTCCTGGGTTATCTGGGATCACTCACAGAGATCACCCCGACCGGTTCTGAACCCATCGGTGCCTACGGAACGCTCGCACGCTTCGTCCCGCCGCCCATGCATCCGGCAACGCCGCCCGGTTCGACGCTGGAGGCGGTCGCCGACCATCTGCTGATCGCGCACGGGCTGATCGAACAGGACCACGCCAAGGAGATGCTGCCGATATTGCGGCAGGCGTTGATGGTGGCCGGCGTTCTGCTGGCGCGCAAGATGATCTCGCCTGATGGCAGCGACCGCTTCCACTGA
- a CDS encoding tellurite resistance TerB family protein — MPLIRDLLARFRQTVTAYAGDDALMQAGVSAAANVIVADGEVAGDELETALAGVLASPILEKGYDVLMLDEALHEAIGRAGTRAGRAENLRRVAAIAGRPMDQRAGVFRVAADVADHDGIAAIERAALSEIAAALLVDADALREAAAQPKRSRMVV, encoded by the coding sequence ATGCCCCTCATACGAGACCTGCTCGCCCGCTTCCGCCAGACGGTGACCGCCTATGCCGGCGACGACGCGCTGATGCAGGCCGGCGTCTCCGCGGCTGCCAATGTCATCGTCGCCGACGGCGAGGTCGCGGGCGATGAACTGGAAACGGCCCTCGCCGGCGTCCTCGCCAGCCCGATCCTGGAGAAAGGCTACGACGTCCTGATGCTCGATGAGGCGCTACACGAGGCGATCGGTCGAGCCGGCACCCGGGCTGGCCGCGCGGAGAACCTGCGACGGGTCGCGGCGATTGCCGGTCGGCCCATGGACCAACGCGCGGGCGTGTTTCGAGTGGCGGCCGATGTGGCAGATCACGACGGCATCGCCGCGATCGAGCGCGCGGCCCTGTCCGAGATCGCCGCCGCGCTTCTCGTCGACGCGGATGCGCTCCGCGAAGCGGCGGCGCAGCCTAAGCGATCGCGGATGGTGGTGTAG
- a CDS encoding tyrosine-type recombinase/integrase yields the protein MSVYKPKGSPYFLFDFQRGGHRFYGTTQETERRRAEAIEQAEIRKAEAQVRRDRRSRGAPMTIDIAAMRYWNERGMHTATARETERNLERLVEWIGPNTPLQDITDDTLAQLVARRRGQAKVNAARVKRPGKPLGPLGLVSPGQVNRSVTQLLRRVLTRARKAWKVALPDEPNWTEHMLTEPRERVRELRHEEESRLEAVERDEYRAPRLFAQITGLRRREVTSLTWRQVDFGAEVIRVIGKGGKGHEIPITPELHLLLWPLRGQHETHVFTYRCQRTRLCPTSKRRFVKGQIYPITYHGFSTHVRRGLEKAGVADFRIHDLRHTSATRTLRATKNLKIVQKLLNHSSLSVTEKYAHADLDDLRDAMIETAADSAARRLKSREKSRDGRHTQSKNH from the coding sequence ATGTCTGTCTACAAGCCAAAAGGGTCGCCGTACTTCCTTTTCGACTTCCAGCGCGGAGGTCATCGGTTTTATGGAACGACACAAGAGACCGAGCGGCGTCGGGCCGAAGCGATAGAACAGGCCGAGATCCGCAAGGCAGAGGCGCAGGTTCGTCGCGATCGGCGCTCGCGTGGTGCCCCGATGACGATCGATATCGCGGCCATGCGGTACTGGAATGAGCGAGGCATGCACACGGCAACCGCCCGCGAAACCGAACGCAACCTTGAGCGCCTTGTCGAATGGATCGGCCCAAACACACCGCTCCAAGACATCACCGATGACACGCTCGCCCAGCTTGTCGCGCGGCGCCGCGGGCAGGCGAAGGTCAACGCCGCCCGCGTGAAACGGCCAGGCAAGCCGCTGGGCCCGCTCGGCCTCGTATCCCCGGGGCAGGTGAACCGTTCGGTCACGCAGCTCCTGCGCCGCGTTCTGACGCGAGCGCGCAAGGCGTGGAAGGTGGCCCTTCCCGACGAGCCGAACTGGACGGAGCACATGTTGACTGAGCCGCGAGAGCGCGTGCGCGAGCTCCGGCACGAAGAGGAAAGCCGCCTAGAGGCCGTTGAGCGTGACGAGTACCGTGCCCCGCGCCTGTTCGCGCAAATCACCGGCCTACGACGCCGCGAGGTCACGTCGCTAACATGGCGGCAGGTCGACTTCGGCGCCGAGGTGATCCGCGTCATCGGCAAGGGCGGCAAAGGGCACGAGATCCCCATCACGCCGGAACTGCACCTGCTTCTTTGGCCTCTGCGAGGGCAGCACGAGACGCACGTTTTCACGTACCGTTGTCAGCGCACTCGGCTGTGCCCGACTTCGAAGCGCCGATTCGTGAAGGGCCAAATCTACCCGATCACCTACCACGGCTTCTCGACGCACGTCCGGCGCGGACTAGAGAAAGCCGGGGTCGCCGATTTCCGAATCCACGACCTGCGCCACACGAGTGCAACCCGCACCCTCCGGGCGACAAAGAACCTCAAGATCGTGCAGAAGCTGCTCAACCACTCGTCGCTCAGCGTGACTGAAAAGTACGCTCACGCGGATCTCGACGATCTGCGCGATGCGATGATCGAGACGGCTGCCGATTCCGCCGCCCGTCGCTTGAAGTCCCGAGAAAAGTCCCGAGACGGGCGCCATACACAGTCAAAAAACCATTAA
- a CDS encoding DUF2171 domain-containing protein — MVDVAQIQEHAEVVGSDGKHVGTVDHIDKGEIKLTKKDPSAGGLHHFIPVDFVQSIDGGKVRLDRPADEVMREWSTS; from the coding sequence ATGGTCGATGTCGCACAGATCCAGGAGCATGCCGAGGTGGTCGGCTCGGACGGCAAACATGTCGGGACCGTCGATCACATCGATAAGGGCGAGATCAAGCTGACGAAGAAGGACCCCTCTGCCGGTGGCCTGCACCACTTCATCCCGGTCGATTTCGTGCAATCGATCGACGGCGGCAAGGTTCGCCTGGACCGGCCGGCGGATGAGGTCATGCGTGAGTGGTCGACGTCCTGA
- a CDS encoding IS5-like element ISMra2 family transposase (programmed frameshift), with product MRRFELTDAQWEQIAPLLPPQKPRTGRPAEDHRQVLNGMLWILRTGAPWEDLPARYGAVGTVSSRFYRWRKAGVFDRVLQRLQAQADARGALDWDLHFVDATVVRAHQHAAGARRSGAIGGEATVEGVGEALGRSQGGFSTKLHLRAEGGGKPIAAVLTAGERHEQFALDALMDKGAVPRPGRGRPRLRPRRTAGDRGYSSPPARCRLRQRRIEPVIPTRKDQPRQPDFDKAAYRERNKVERLINRLKQYRRIATRYEKRAANYLAMVTLGMTMLWLT from the exons ATGCGACGCTTTGAACTGACTGACGCGCAGTGGGAGCAGATCGCCCCGCTGCTGCCTCCGCAGAAGCCGCGCACGGGCCGGCCCGCCGAGGATCACCGCCAAGTGCTCAACGGCATGCTCTGGATCCTGCGTACCGGTGCTCCCTGGGAGGACCTGCCGGCCCGCTACGGGGCGGTCGGAACCGTGTCGAGCCGGTTCTACCGGTGGCGCAAGGCGGGCGTGTTCGACCGGGTGCTGCAGCGCCTGCAGGCGCAGGCGGACGCCCGCGGCGCCCTGGACTGGGATCTGCACTTCGTGGACGCCACGGTGGTGCGCGCCCACCAGCACGCCGCCGGGGCACGCCGGTCCGGCGCCATC GGGGGTGAGGCGACCGTCGAGGGCGTGGGCGAAGCGCTCGGGCGCAGCCAGGGCGGGTTCTCCACCAAGCTGCATCTGCGCGCCGAGGGCGGCGGCAAGCCGATCGCGGCGGTGCTGACGGCCGGCGAAAGGCACGAGCAGTTCGCACTGGACGCCTTGATGGACAAGGGCGCGGTGCCACGTCCAGGGCGAGGCCGCCCGCGCCTGCGGCCCCGTAGGACGGCAGGGGACCGGGGTTACTCCAGTCCGCCGGCGCGTTGTCGCCTCAGGCAGCGTCGGATCGAGCCGGTCATCCCGACCCGCAAGGACCAGCCGCGTCAGCCCGACTTTGACAAGGCCGCGTACCGCGAGCGCAACAAGGTCGAGCGGCTGATCAACCGCCTCAAGCAGTATCGCCGCATCGCCACCCGCTACGAGAAGCGGGCTGCCAACTACCTCGCCATGGTCACCCTCGGCATGACCATGCTCTGGCTCACATGA